The following are from one region of the Paenibacillus bovis genome:
- a CDS encoding molybdopterin oxidoreductase family protein has translation MKMMQTQCPFCSVQCKITLNYKEAEALPSTLLPSVSQTDCRYTNWQAEGTPNAASQGRICVKGINAHQHAMNRERLVFPLIRRNGTLVKATWTEALDRISSHFQSAARQYGPDSIGVYGGGSLTNETAYLLGKFARIGLKTRYIDYNGRFCMSAAASAGSKVFGLDRGMTCRLEDIPLANCIILAGTNIAECQPTLLPYFNEARANGAQIIVIDPRKTATAAIADLHLQIRPGTDAILALALLHLIIENGWVDESFIHNRTNGYDDLTSLLNGIDTEQVAEQCGIPAEQIRQAASWYGQAQTGIIFTARGVEQQTDGHLAVRYLINLVLATGKIGRPGCGYGAITGQGNGQGGREHGQKADQLPGYRSIENPEDRQYIASVWQVDPDEIPSKGVSAYEMMELADRQEIRTLFVMGSNPVVSNPNIPLVRSALEQLDMLVVADMFLSETARMADIVLPVTSYLENTGTLTNLEGRVLLREAAAPAPGETKDDWRILCELAVRLDRGHYFDYREVEDIFDELRLASRGGTADYYGITYDRLRREEGVYWPCPTPEHHGMPLMFAERFAHEDGRALFTGIAHHAVRPQRSPEYPLCLTNGRVLSHYLTGVQTRRSAALAARELENYVEIHPLTARQHHLQDGEWTEIQSAHGRFFVRCRISDQIRPDTLFVPMHWGGTQNVNEATSPELDPYCKMPGFKVTAVSIRPVHAGIVQMQAQPSVSI, from the coding sequence ATGAAGATGATGCAAACGCAGTGCCCTTTTTGCAGCGTACAATGTAAAATCACGCTGAACTACAAGGAAGCAGAAGCTCTTCCTTCTACTCTCCTGCCCAGTGTATCGCAGACAGATTGCCGCTATACCAACTGGCAGGCCGAAGGTACACCGAATGCTGCTTCCCAGGGACGTATCTGTGTCAAAGGCATAAATGCCCACCAGCATGCGATGAATCGGGAACGGCTGGTGTTCCCACTGATTCGCCGCAATGGTACTCTGGTAAAAGCGACATGGACAGAAGCACTGGACCGGATCAGCAGTCATTTTCAATCTGCTGCCCGTCAGTATGGGCCAGATTCTATCGGCGTATACGGCGGTGGCTCACTGACCAATGAAACCGCCTATCTGCTGGGCAAATTTGCCCGGATCGGATTGAAGACCCGATATATCGACTATAATGGACGCTTTTGCATGTCAGCAGCCGCTTCGGCAGGCAGCAAAGTGTTCGGACTGGATCGGGGCATGACCTGCCGGCTGGAAGATATTCCGCTGGCTAATTGCATCATTCTCGCCGGTACCAATATCGCGGAATGCCAGCCCACTCTGCTGCCTTATTTTAATGAAGCCCGTGCCAATGGTGCCCAAATTATCGTTATCGATCCCCGGAAGACTGCAACAGCAGCTATCGCAGATCTTCATTTACAGATCCGGCCGGGTACCGATGCCATACTGGCGCTGGCACTCCTGCATCTTATTATCGAAAACGGCTGGGTGGATGAATCCTTTATCCATAATCGTACCAATGGTTATGATGATCTCACATCCCTGCTCAATGGTATCGATACCGAACAGGTCGCAGAACAATGCGGTATTCCTGCCGAGCAGATTCGTCAGGCCGCGAGTTGGTATGGACAGGCTCAGACGGGGATTATTTTCACCGCTCGCGGGGTGGAGCAGCAGACTGATGGACATCTCGCTGTACGTTACCTGATCAATCTGGTGCTGGCTACTGGCAAAATCGGCCGTCCAGGCTGTGGTTATGGAGCAATCACCGGTCAGGGTAACGGCCAGGGCGGACGTGAACATGGTCAAAAAGCCGATCAGCTGCCTGGCTACCGTTCGATTGAGAATCCTGAGGATCGTCAATATATCGCTTCGGTCTGGCAGGTCGATCCCGATGAGATCCCCAGCAAAGGCGTATCCGCTTATGAAATGATGGAACTGGCCGACCGCCAGGAGATTCGTACCCTGTTCGTCATGGGTTCCAATCCGGTTGTCTCCAATCCGAATATCCCGCTCGTACGCTCTGCGCTGGAACAGCTGGATATGCTGGTTGTAGCCGATATGTTCCTGTCGGAAACAGCCCGGATGGCTGATATTGTACTGCCGGTGACTTCGTATCTGGAAAATACCGGTACACTCACCAATCTGGAAGGCAGAGTACTGCTGCGCGAAGCAGCAGCACCTGCTCCTGGCGAGACAAAGGATGACTGGCGTATACTATGCGAGCTGGCTGTTCGGCTGGACAGAGGACATTATTTTGATTATCGGGAAGTCGAAGATATCTTTGATGAACTGCGGCTAGCGAGCCGGGGTGGAACAGCCGATTATTATGGCATTACCTACGATCGGCTGCGACGGGAAGAAGGTGTATACTGGCCTTGTCCTACGCCGGAGCACCACGGAATGCCGCTGATGTTTGCGGAGCGATTTGCCCATGAGGATGGCAGGGCTTTATTTACAGGTATAGCCCATCATGCAGTACGACCGCAGCGTTCACCGGAATATCCGCTTTGCCTAACCAATGGAAGAGTATTGTCCCATTACCTGACCGGCGTACAGACCCGGCGCAGCGCTGCACTCGCCGCCCGTGAATTGGAAAATTACGTCGAGATTCATCCGCTGACCGCTCGCCAGCATCATCTGCAGGATGGGGAATGGACAGAAATCCAGTCTGCTCACGGTCGCTTTTTTGTTCGCTGTCGGATCAGTGACCAGATCCGACCGGATACACTATTTGTGCCGATGCACTGGGGTGGAACGCAAAACGTCAATGAAGCGACTTCCCCGGAACTGGATCCTTACTGCAAAATGCCCGGATTCAAAGTAACTGCCGTCTCGATTCGGCCGGTGCATGCCGGTATAGTACAGATGCAGGCTCAACCCTCTGTTTCTATATAA
- a CDS encoding ABC transporter ATP-binding protein has product MKDRSILTDYVREHWPHYLMAVVLIILSNIAQAALPRVLGQFTDALLAGNIRYEMIIDYSLILAGIGIAYNLLFGAGQFSVMRLGRKFEFAMRQSLFRKFATLSEHYFSRQGTGKLLSSMTNDVTSVRESISNGITMTTNAIFLFLSCLVMMLLSHIPLYLILVSIVPMVAIPFLVVYFGPRIRKRSMSVQESLAVMTESAEEQLRGIRVTKTFAIEPTARQRFGSTVDQIRDNQLHLVRMSSLFQAAVPFLGALSLVISLMYGGYLAIQGSITIGNFIALTLYLRIMSGPLQQIGNVINMMQRSSASLDRVNRLLGEQPDIQDDENALPLAASPDLELRDLTFTYPGSERPAISGLNAHIASGQTVGIVGKTGSGKTTLVKLLLRIYDPPAGTILLGGTDVRRISINSLRSRIAYVPQDGFLFSTTIRDNIAFSDRDIPLEKVENHARQAMIYEPIARFPEQFETRLGERGITLSGGQRQRTSLARGLAKTGPILILDDSMSAVDAVTETGILENLVQERQSRTTIIIAHRISAVKQADWIIVMDEGRIVQQGTHQQLLNEQGIYASMYQLQEEGLHS; this is encoded by the coding sequence ATGAAGGATCGAAGTATACTGACAGACTATGTACGTGAACACTGGCCACACTATCTTATGGCGGTGGTGCTAATTATCCTGTCCAATATTGCCCAGGCTGCACTGCCAAGAGTACTCGGGCAATTCACGGATGCACTGCTCGCCGGCAATATCCGGTATGAGATGATTATCGACTACAGCCTGATTCTGGCAGGGATCGGGATCGCCTACAATCTGCTTTTTGGAGCCGGGCAATTCTCGGTGATGCGCCTCGGCCGCAAATTCGAGTTTGCGATGCGACAGAGTCTGTTTCGCAAATTCGCTACACTGAGCGAGCACTATTTTTCCCGTCAGGGTACAGGCAAGCTGCTCAGCTCCATGACCAACGATGTCACCTCGGTTCGTGAATCGATCTCCAACGGAATTACCATGACAACCAATGCCATTTTCCTGTTTTTGTCCTGCCTCGTTATGATGCTGCTCAGTCATATTCCGCTGTATCTGATTCTGGTCAGTATTGTGCCGATGGTGGCGATTCCGTTTTTGGTGGTGTATTTTGGCCCACGTATACGCAAACGGTCGATGAGTGTACAGGAATCGCTGGCAGTAATGACCGAATCGGCTGAAGAACAGCTGCGCGGTATTCGCGTGACCAAGACGTTTGCGATTGAACCGACTGCCCGCCAGCGGTTCGGCAGTACGGTCGATCAGATCCGGGATAATCAACTGCATCTGGTACGCATGTCTTCGCTTTTCCAGGCGGCTGTGCCGTTTCTTGGGGCGCTGTCGCTGGTCATCTCGCTCATGTATGGCGGATATCTGGCGATCCAGGGCAGCATTACGATCGGTAACTTTATCGCATTGACGCTCTATCTGCGTATCATGTCCGGTCCGCTCCAGCAGATTGGTAACGTGATCAATATGATGCAGCGTTCCAGCGCCTCGCTCGATCGGGTCAACCGCCTGCTGGGCGAACAGCCGGATATTCAGGATGATGAGAATGCGCTGCCGCTGGCGGCTTCTCCCGATCTGGAGCTGCGTGATCTGACCTTTACGTATCCGGGCAGTGAACGCCCTGCTATCTCCGGGCTGAATGCACATATTGCCAGCGGACAGACCGTCGGCATTGTCGGTAAAACCGGTAGCGGTAAAACAACGCTAGTCAAGCTGCTGCTGCGTATCTATGACCCGCCTGCAGGTACGATCCTGCTCGGCGGAACGGATGTGCGGCGAATCTCGATCAATAGTCTGCGTTCCCGGATCGCTTACGTGCCGCAGGACGGCTTCTTGTTCAGCACAACGATCCGTGACAATATTGCGTTCAGTGATCGGGATATTCCACTGGAAAAAGTAGAAAATCACGCTCGCCAGGCGATGATCTACGAACCGATCGCCCGCTTCCCCGAGCAATTTGAGACCCGGCTGGGCGAACGCGGCATTACCCTCTCCGGTGGACAGCGCCAGCGTACCAGTCTGGCACGTGGACTCGCCAAGACCGGACCCATCCTGATTCTGGATGATAGTATGAGCGCTGTAGATGCCGTGACCGAGACCGGGATTCTGGAAAATCTGGTTCAGGAGCGTCAGAGCAGAACGACGATCATTATCGCGCACCGGATCAGCGCAGTCAAACAGGCAGATTGGATCATCGTGATGGATGAAGGACGGATTGTGCAGCAGGGTACGCACCAGCAGCTGCTGAATGAGCAGGGTATCTATGCATCCATGTATCAGCTACAGGAAGAAGGTCTGCACTCATGA
- a CDS encoding GNAT family N-acetyltransferase: protein MIQIRKVHIHELMQAAELANDIFCEPDHRHMETSFPTLFHPGISHSYGAFTEQNRLVSFMGMVPVQIQAGTHVLSAFSIGAVCTHPDYRGQRLAGQLLERCRQHALESGASLMFISGDRSLYTRAGSQFFGQISQAVLSPDNLASPVSSSSWEVRDMQTEDIFAVYALLQSHSSYIHMSLAELQQLIEAAPVAHIRNQQQHIRVATVPGENSIAAVSILSIPPDHAETSNLNGATSSIAERRGEVLEWGGQQDAVLALWQDAASSYTLSSLTVSIPWQETSMIQKVQDIGAKVSIIPNGGTVMLASGTALLAQTGLLGDQASDHASIHFTVEKENSHYILHTPQGSYSVQGDQALCSLLFDPSSTVLQESGITFPAIPLPYMYGLYFI, encoded by the coding sequence ATGATACAGATTCGAAAAGTACATATACACGAATTGATGCAGGCTGCCGAGCTGGCAAATGATATTTTTTGCGAGCCGGATCATCGTCATATGGAGACATCGTTCCCTACCCTTTTCCATCCCGGTATAAGTCATTCCTACGGTGCTTTCACTGAGCAAAACCGGTTGGTGTCCTTTATGGGAATGGTGCCGGTACAGATTCAGGCTGGAACGCATGTATTGTCCGCTTTTTCGATTGGAGCGGTATGTACCCATCCGGATTATCGTGGTCAGCGCTTGGCCGGACAACTGCTGGAGCGATGCCGTCAGCATGCCCTTGAATCGGGAGCATCACTGATGTTTATTTCCGGCGACCGGTCATTGTATACACGTGCAGGCAGTCAATTTTTCGGGCAAATTAGTCAGGCAGTTCTATCACCCGATAATCTGGCTTCTCCCGTATCCTCCTCTTCATGGGAAGTACGGGATATGCAGACAGAAGATATTTTCGCTGTTTATGCACTTCTGCAGTCGCATAGCTCTTACATACACATGAGTCTGGCCGAGCTGCAGCAGCTGATCGAAGCTGCACCTGTCGCCCATATCCGTAATCAGCAGCAGCATATCCGGGTAGCTACAGTTCCAGGCGAAAACAGTATTGCTGCAGTTAGCATCTTATCGATCCCGCCTGACCATGCAGAGACTTCCAACCTGAACGGTGCTACTTCTTCTATCGCCGAACGCCGCGGAGAAGTGCTGGAATGGGGCGGTCAGCAGGACGCTGTGCTGGCACTCTGGCAAGATGCCGCTTCCTCATATACCCTATCTTCTCTGACTGTTTCTATTCCATGGCAGGAAACATCAATGATTCAGAAGGTACAGGATATCGGGGCAAAAGTATCCATTATTCCCAATGGCGGTACAGTCATGCTCGCCAGTGGAACTGCCCTGCTGGCGCAGACCGGACTGCTCGGCGATCAGGCATCTGATCACGCATCGATACATTTTACTGTAGAAAAAGAAAACAGTCACTATATACTCCATACTCCGCAGGGTTCCTATTCCGTTCAAGGCGATCAGGCTTTGTGTTCCCTGCTGTTTGATCCGTCTTCTACTGTCCTGCAGGAATCCGGAATTACGTTCCCTGCTATTCCGCTGCCTTATATGTACGGCCTGTATTTCATCTAA
- the pruA gene encoding L-glutamate gamma-semialdehyde dehydrogenase, producing the protein MSKTTDIKTFANEPFVDFSQPENREAMEQAIARVRAELGQTLPLHIGDQKIVTEDKIVSINPANKDEVIGYMSKANQQLAEQAMHTALETFETWKKVPARIRADYLFKAATLMRERKHEFSAMMILEAGKNYAEADADTAEAIDFMEFYAREMLRLDQINETQPLTPIPGEDNRLTYIPLGVGIVIPPWNFPLAICVGMTTAAVVSGNTVLLKPASTTPVIAHKFVALMEEIGLPSGVINFIPGSGAEVGDYLTTHPKTRFISFTGSKEVGLRISRLAADTAEGQIWMKRLVAEMGGKDGIVVDETADLDAAAQAIVASAFGFQGQKCSAGSRAVIVESVYPQIVEKVTELTGRLSIGLPEQNYPSGPVIDESSYNKILDYIEIGKTEGRLVAGGNKADGNGYYIQPTVFADVDRKARIMQEEIFGPVLALCSAKDYQEAIEIYNDTEFGLTGAFFSSNEERISEALETMHCGNLYVNRKCTGALVGAQPFGGFNMSGTDSKAGGHDYLLLFTQAKLTSRKL; encoded by the coding sequence ATGAGTAAAACAACAGATATCAAAACCTTTGCCAATGAGCCTTTTGTCGATTTCAGCCAACCAGAGAACCGTGAAGCGATGGAACAAGCTATTGCCCGTGTCAGAGCAGAACTGGGTCAGACCCTTCCCCTGCATATCGGAGACCAGAAGATTGTAACCGAAGACAAAATCGTTTCTATCAATCCTGCCAATAAGGATGAAGTGATCGGTTACATGAGCAAAGCCAATCAGCAGCTCGCTGAACAGGCGATGCATACGGCGCTGGAGACATTTGAGACTTGGAAAAAAGTTCCTGCTCGTATACGTGCCGATTATCTGTTCAAAGCTGCCACCCTCATGCGCGAACGCAAGCACGAATTCTCGGCGATGATGATTCTGGAAGCCGGCAAAAACTATGCCGAAGCCGATGCAGATACTGCGGAAGCGATTGACTTTATGGAATTCTATGCGCGCGAGATGCTGCGTCTGGATCAGATCAACGAGACGCAGCCGCTGACACCGATTCCTGGTGAAGATAACCGACTGACCTATATTCCTCTCGGTGTAGGTATCGTTATTCCGCCGTGGAATTTCCCGCTGGCGATCTGTGTCGGTATGACGACAGCTGCTGTAGTATCCGGCAATACGGTACTGCTCAAGCCAGCTTCCACAACACCGGTTATTGCTCACAAATTCGTCGCTCTTATGGAAGAGATCGGATTACCATCAGGCGTAATCAACTTTATCCCAGGCAGCGGCGCTGAAGTAGGCGATTATCTGACTACCCATCCGAAAACACGCTTTATCAGCTTCACCGGCTCCAAGGAAGTAGGACTGCGCATCAGCCGACTGGCTGCCGATACTGCAGAAGGCCAGATTTGGATGAAACGACTGGTTGCCGAAATGGGCGGCAAAGATGGAATCGTAGTCGATGAGACTGCAGATCTGGATGCTGCTGCACAGGCTATTGTCGCTTCTGCTTTTGGCTTCCAGGGTCAGAAATGTTCGGCTGGCTCACGTGCCGTGATCGTAGAATCGGTCTATCCGCAGATTGTGGAAAAAGTAACCGAGCTGACCGGCCGCCTGTCGATTGGTCTGCCGGAACAAAACTATCCATCCGGACCGGTTATCGATGAATCCTCCTACAACAAAATCCTTGATTATATCGAGATCGGCAAAACCGAAGGTCGTCTGGTCGCAGGCGGTAACAAAGCAGACGGTAATGGTTACTATATCCAGCCTACGGTATTCGCAGATGTGGATCGCAAAGCCCGCATTATGCAGGAAGAAATCTTCGGTCCGGTACTGGCTCTCTGCTCGGCCAAGGATTATCAGGAAGCGATCGAGATCTATAATGATACGGAATTTGGACTGACTGGTGCATTCTTCTCTTCCAATGAAGAGCGGATCAGCGAAGCGCTGGAGACTATGCACTGTGGTAATCTGTATGTAAACCGCAAATGTACCGGCGCACTGGTAGGTGCACAGCCATTTGGCGGATTCAATATGTCGGGTACAGATTCCAAAGCCGGCGGACATGATTATCTGCTGCTGTTTACCCAGGCGAAGTTAACTTCGCGCAAGCTGTAA
- a CDS encoding FAD-dependent oxidoreductase, with the protein MPSRLVVIGNGMAGMRCVEEIVKRRPGHFKITVFGAESRPNYNRILLSKVLQGESRFEDIILHSLDWYRENEIQLYTGEQVMRIDSGQRMIYTASGMQTEYDILIIATGSVPFIPPLPGSDKKGVISFRNIEDCGIMTEYASRYRRAAVIGGGLLGLEAARGLLHLGMEAHVIHNASYLMNRQLDALSAGMLQKELEQQGMIFHLNRNTQKITGTTRAQGLRFEQGDRLAADLIVMAVGIRPNIRLAEQAGIRTGRAIWVDDRMQTSEPGIYAIGECAEHRGISYGLVAPLYEQAQVLAAHLCEQPTSDYSGSIPYSQLKISGVHVFSVGDIQAAEAEDIVQQYDGVRHTYRRILATNGKISAAILYGETAEGTALVEAVRSGQSAETWIAAENDSNNTSINPADAAAIALSPQSVVCACNAVTKCAILDTMTQLQLETADEVREHTRASGSCGGCRPVVEALVRCHAAGLTQSASAADESFPEVEEIAAICSCTSLSHEMLRRQIHEQDWQTAAQVMQQLNWTTRDGCPQCLPALDYYLATHPLMQFANPAYAAADTFEIKTNVQLPESRYTSSAPLLPHSLVNTLPGAGSLCIVSSSFSASLLLHADPVLLEQIPDSRDLLQQLYSRWQKIVPAAPLHIAAAIHSTGPSAVLLYDLAVCSSPAGWEVYAGGSSAGSFRKAELIALMDSFQEAIRLLSLCLHYYYEKSWYGEPVWQWLERTRLLHIREQVLNRYYEQNVELGQEGAISHEDDANAVPFLQRTM; encoded by the coding sequence ATGCCCTCAAGGTTAGTCGTGATTGGTAATGGAATGGCGGGAATGCGTTGTGTGGAAGAAATAGTAAAGCGGCGGCCCGGACATTTCAAAATTACGGTATTTGGTGCGGAATCCCGGCCAAACTATAACCGGATTCTATTATCCAAAGTACTTCAGGGTGAAAGCCGGTTTGAGGATATTATTCTGCACTCGCTGGATTGGTATCGGGAAAATGAAATTCAGCTGTATACGGGTGAACAGGTTATGCGGATTGATTCGGGACAGCGAATGATATATACAGCTTCTGGGATGCAGACAGAATACGATATCCTGATTATAGCGACCGGTTCAGTTCCTTTTATCCCTCCTCTGCCCGGTTCGGACAAAAAAGGGGTCATTTCTTTTCGTAATATTGAAGATTGCGGGATCATGACCGAGTATGCGAGCCGGTACCGCCGGGCAGCTGTTATCGGTGGTGGATTGCTTGGATTGGAAGCGGCGCGTGGTCTGCTTCATCTCGGTATGGAGGCGCATGTGATACATAATGCCTCTTATCTGATGAATCGTCAGCTGGATGCCTTGTCTGCCGGTATGCTGCAAAAAGAACTGGAGCAGCAGGGCATGATTTTTCACCTGAACCGCAATACACAGAAAATTACGGGAACGACCCGCGCGCAGGGTTTGCGCTTTGAGCAGGGGGATCGACTGGCTGCCGATCTGATTGTAATGGCAGTCGGTATTCGTCCCAATATTCGTTTGGCTGAGCAGGCCGGTATCCGGACAGGACGCGCTATCTGGGTAGACGACCGAATGCAGACCAGCGAGCCCGGCATTTATGCGATTGGAGAGTGTGCGGAGCATCGGGGAATTTCTTATGGTCTGGTCGCTCCGTTGTATGAGCAGGCTCAGGTGCTGGCTGCGCATCTGTGTGAGCAGCCAACATCCGATTATTCGGGCTCCATCCCATACTCCCAGCTCAAAATCTCCGGTGTACATGTCTTCTCGGTTGGAGATATTCAGGCCGCAGAAGCCGAGGATATCGTGCAGCAGTATGATGGTGTGCGTCATACCTACCGCCGCATTCTGGCTACCAATGGTAAAATTAGCGCGGCCATATTATACGGCGAGACCGCCGAAGGTACCGCTCTGGTCGAAGCGGTACGCAGCGGTCAATCTGCCGAAACATGGATCGCAGCGGAAAATGACAGCAACAATACATCCATTAATCCGGCAGATGCGGCCGCAATAGCCCTTTCTCCGCAATCGGTCGTATGTGCCTGCAATGCAGTGACCAAATGCGCCATACTCGACACAATGACCCAGCTACAGCTGGAGACAGCAGATGAAGTCAGGGAGCATACCCGTGCTTCCGGTTCATGCGGCGGTTGCCGTCCTGTCGTGGAAGCACTTGTGCGCTGTCATGCCGCCGGGCTAACACAATCTGCTTCTGCTGCGGATGAATCCTTTCCTGAGGTAGAAGAGATTGCTGCTATTTGCAGCTGTACTTCTCTTAGCCATGAGATGCTGCGCCGACAAATTCATGAACAGGACTGGCAGACAGCCGCCCAGGTGATGCAGCAGCTGAACTGGACTACTAGGGATGGCTGTCCACAGTGTCTGCCTGCTCTTGATTATTATCTTGCTACCCATCCATTGATGCAGTTCGCTAATCCGGCATATGCTGCGGCAGATACTTTCGAAATAAAAACTAATGTACAGCTGCCGGAAAGCCGTTATACGTCATCCGCCCCTCTTCTGCCGCATTCACTGGTAAACACGCTGCCCGGCGCCGGATCTCTTTGTATCGTTAGTTCTTCTTTTTCTGCTTCCCTGCTGCTTCATGCTGATCCTGTATTACTGGAACAGATACCAGACAGCCGTGATCTTTTACAGCAGTTATACAGCAGATGGCAGAAGATTGTACCGGCTGCTCCTTTGCATATAGCGGCGGCTATTCACTCTACGGGTCCGTCAGCCGTACTGTTATATGATCTGGCGGTATGCAGTTCTCCGGCAGGATGGGAAGTCTATGCGGGCGGCAGCTCGGCTGGATCTTTCCGCAAAGCAGAACTGATCGCTCTGATGGATTCTTTTCAGGAAGCGATCCGGTTGTTGTCTCTCTGTCTTCACTATTACTATGAAAAATCCTGGTACGGTGAACCGGTATGGCAGTGGCTGGAGCGTACCCGGCTGCTGCATATCCGCGAGCAGGTATTGAACCGATATTACGAGCAGAACGTTGAACTTGGACAGGAAGGAGCCATTAGCCATGAAGATGATGCAAACGCAGTGCCCTTTTTGCAGCGTACAATGTAA